One region of Strongyloides ratti genome assembly S_ratti_ED321, chromosome : X genomic DNA includes:
- a CDS encoding Neurotransmitter-gated ion-channel ligand-binding domain-containing protein, whose protein sequence is MHTISTTSREKKIFIIMTITYHYFLILIFITITWCKQLPDDCSWRHNLTTIDHISGRTVEVLENCLYYYLIQQNIEKSGDEFKSILNKPPDDPVVTITVDAFMIHSVEVSKKSLTQFYIYGDLFLRWNDSRFQWDKSEWKIDQFALHDTHHIWTPSFIYETFCTYGYDCMTKMMDVEIQDIGVVSARLSFRLPSFCSINYNEYPEESNDCCIFLSIVETNKNFAFDIQTKRKVSLTKNVVVSESSDFMINNHEMKEASAWFVEDRKIDVVKVGGIRGQFLRICLHAYKKMPTLKMALRIPISIATMLMLMAPMFGDLKTQAYVKLITLCLQTICFLYLCSLAPETGFGGRKPKIYSFYEFLVGLSFMNILFTLLALAMSRVKRTVPPTHNLYLVSKLINRYMCCTETESSMNYTRQIDDSLERNHNSIMSNDQNDYRMQWAHIWIALYHIMASISICVFLLVVICDIL, encoded by the exons ATGCATACAATTTCAACTACTTCTAg agaaaaaaaaat ctTTATAATTATGACAATAACGtaccattattttttaattttaatttttataacaattacTTGGTGTAAACAGCTTCCCGATGATTGTTCTTGGAGGCATAATTTAACAA cAATAGATCATATTTCTGGAAGAACAGTTGAAGTATTagaaaattgtttatattattatcttattCAACAAAATATTGAGAAAAGTGGAGATGAATTTAAatctatattaaataaaccaCCAGATGATCCTGTTGTTACAATAACTGTTGATGCTTTTATGATTCATAGTGTTGAAgtttctaaaaaaagtttaacacaattttatatttatggtgatttattttta aGATGGAATGATTCACGTTTTCAATGGGATAAATCAGAATGGAAAATTGATCAATTTGCATTACATGATACTCATCATATATGGACACcttcatttatttatgaaaCATTTTGTACTTATGGTTATGATTGTATGACTAAAATGATGGATGTTGAAATACAAGATATTGGTGTTGTCTCAGCTCGTCTCTCCTTTAGATTACCTTCTTTTTGtagtattaattataatgaatATCCAGAAGAATCAAATGATtgttgtatatttttatcaattgttgaaacaaataaaaattttgcatTTGATATACaaacaaaaagaaaagtatCATTAACAAAAAACGTTGTTGTATCAGAGAGTAGtgattttatgataaataatcATGAAATGAAAGAAGCATCTGCATGGTTTGTTGAAGATAGAAAAATTGATGTTGTTAAAGTAGGTGGTATTAGAGGTCAATTTTTACGAATATGTCTTCATGCATACAAAAAAATGCCAACATTAAAAATGGCATTGAGAATTCCAATATCAATTGCAACAATGTTAATGTTAATGGCACCAATGTTTGGCGATCTGAAAACACAAGCATATGTTAAATTGATAACATTATGTTTACAAACAATATGTTTCCTTTATTTATGTTCTTTGGCACCTGAAACTGGTTTTGGTGGTAGAAAACCAAAAATAT actCATTTTATGAATTTCTTGTTGGTCTTAgttttatgaatatattatttacacTTTTAGCATTAGCAATGAGTCGTGTTAAAAGAACAGTCCCTCCGACACATAATTTATATCTAgtatcaaaattaattaatagaTATATGTGTTGTACAGAAACTGAGTCATCAATGAATTATACAAGACAAATTGATGATAGTTTGGAACGTAATCATAATTCAATAATGTCAAATGATCAAAATGACTATAGAATGCAATGGGCTCATATTTGGATAGCATTATATCATATAATGGCATCTATTTCAATATGCGTATTTTTATTGGTTGTTATTTGTGACATTTTATAA